A portion of the Clostridium gelidum genome contains these proteins:
- a CDS encoding thioredoxin domain-containing protein, with product MTTNKMPNRLIQEKSPYLLQHAYNPINWYAWSDEAFAKAKEEDKPIFLSIGYSTCHWCHVMAHESFEDTEVAKIMNDNFIAIKVDREERPDVDSVYMTVCQALTNHGGWPLTIIMTPDQKPFFAGTYFPKQPKYNMPGIIDILNSIITHWKDNKDKLISSSESILSELSKYYVGESNDIKLNSKILENGYNQLVNVFDKKNGGFGSAPKFPTPHKLMFLLRYYKSNNDIKALEMVENTLDCMYKGGLFDHIGFGFSRYSTDNKWLVPHFEKMLYDNALLIIAYLEGYEVTKNELYKNVAIKALEYIFRELTNENGGFYCAEDADSEGEEGKYYVFNPAEILEVLGNEEDGTYFNDYFDITNEGNFEGKSILNLINNSEYNKDNDRIRDLSEKVLEYRFKRMKLHKDDKILTSWNGLMIAALGKAYKVVEDERYFEYAKKAVNFIFDNLIDENKRLLARFRDEESRHKAYLDDYAFLCFGLIELYESSFDITFLKKAIELNKDMINFFWDKEKNGFFLYGEDSEQLIAKPKELFDGAMPSGNSVAAYNLIKLSRITGDTYLEEMAEKQLNFISGALFSEEINHSFFLIAASFALNNSKELVCVIKDKSDEEKIKDLLSEKQTFNLTVIIKNDDNKKEVEELIPFIKDYDFVNDKSTYYLCEGKSCLAPTNDIEELRKLL from the coding sequence ATGACAACTAACAAGATGCCCAATAGACTAATACAAGAAAAAAGTCCTTATCTTCTTCAACACGCATATAATCCAATAAATTGGTATGCTTGGAGTGATGAAGCTTTTGCTAAAGCTAAAGAAGAGGATAAACCTATATTTTTAAGTATTGGTTATTCTACTTGTCATTGGTGTCATGTAATGGCGCATGAATCTTTTGAAGATACAGAAGTAGCAAAGATTATGAATGATAATTTTATAGCAATAAAGGTGGACAGGGAAGAAAGACCAGATGTAGATAGTGTTTATATGACTGTTTGTCAGGCGTTAACAAATCATGGCGGATGGCCTCTTACAATAATTATGACACCAGATCAAAAACCATTTTTTGCAGGGACTTATTTTCCAAAGCAACCTAAATATAATATGCCAGGGATTATAGATATTTTAAATTCCATAATTACTCATTGGAAGGATAATAAAGATAAGTTGATTTCATCTAGTGAAAGCATTTTATCAGAACTTAGCAAATATTATGTAGGTGAGAGTAATGATATTAAACTAAATTCTAAAATCTTAGAAAATGGATATAATCAGCTGGTTAATGTTTTTGATAAGAAAAATGGAGGTTTTGGAAGTGCACCTAAATTCCCAACACCTCATAAGCTTATGTTTTTACTTAGATATTATAAATCAAATAATGATATTAAAGCTTTAGAAATGGTAGAAAATACTTTGGATTGCATGTATAAAGGTGGATTATTTGACCATATAGGGTTTGGATTTTCTAGATATTCTACTGATAATAAATGGTTAGTGCCACATTTCGAAAAAATGCTTTATGATAATGCATTATTAATTATTGCATATCTTGAAGGTTATGAAGTTACTAAAAATGAACTATATAAAAATGTAGCAATAAAAGCATTAGAATATATATTTAGAGAACTCACAAATGAAAATGGTGGATTCTATTGTGCAGAAGATGCTGATAGTGAAGGTGAAGAAGGAAAGTATTATGTATTTAATCCAGCAGAGATTTTGGAAGTTTTAGGTAATGAGGAAGATGGAACATATTTTAATGACTACTTTGACATAACTAATGAGGGGAATTTTGAGGGTAAAAGTATTTTGAACTTAATAAATAATAGTGAATATAATAAGGATAATGACAGAATAAGAGATTTAAGTGAAAAAGTACTTGAATATAGATTTAAAAGAATGAAATTACATAAAGATGATAAGATTTTAACATCTTGGAATGGTTTAATGATAGCAGCTCTTGGAAAGGCATATAAGGTAGTTGAAGATGAAAGATATTTTGAGTATGCTAAAAAGGCAGTAAATTTTATTTTTGATAATTTAATTGATGAAAATAAGAGATTACTTGCGAGATTCAGAGATGAAGAATCTCGCCATAAGGCATATTTAGATGACTATGCATTTCTTTGCTTTGGGCTTATAGAACTTTATGAAAGTAGCTTTGATATAACTTTTTTAAAGAAAGCTATTGAGCTAAATAAAGATATGATAAACTTCTTTTGGGATAAGGAGAAGAATGGTTTTTTCCTTTATGGAGAAGATAGTGAACAATTAATAGCTAAACCTAAAGAACTTTTTGATGGAGCAATGCCATCAGGAAATTCTGTTGCAGCTTATAACTTAATAAAACTTTCAAGAATTACTGGAGATACATATTTAGAAGAAATGGCAGAAAAGCAACTTAATTTTATATCAGGAGCTTTATTTAGTGAAGAGATAAATCATTCTTTCTTCTTAATTGCAGCATCCTTTGCATTAAATAATTCAAAAGAATTAGTGTGTGTTATTAAGGATAAAAGTGATGAAGAGAAAATCAAAGATTTACTAAGTGAAAAACAAACATTTAATTTAACAGTAATAATTAAGAATGATGATAATAAAAAGGAAGTAGAAGAGTTAATCCCCTTTATTAAAGACTATGATTTTGTAAATGATAAATCTACATATTATTTATGTGAAGGAAAATCCTGTTTAGCTCCGACTAATGACATTGAGGAATTAAGAAAATTATTATAA
- a CDS encoding C45 family peptidase, protein MCTSFAVYGQEKTIYGMNFDTDEIDLKLKVNSYNDMNLFYFSGLLDNKYRDIAGFNSEGLFICTQAVKYSPGFKSSCNENDWFAFDIFDEALKKTRKTSEFFEILNKRVISYPRNPLFPDLGLHTIIADKTGDAFILEEGIDTNIISRINNDFIIMTNFPNGDFKEANYNKVYGIGADRYICAHEYIDNNIHSFGINEAFEVLRKTSQENTLCSIVFEPLKNEVYISFKTDLSKKWKISMIEKTIQSLDGLLSNNKIYFTNGEIFVNDLISLYK, encoded by the coding sequence ATGTGTACAAGTTTTGCAGTATACGGTCAAGAAAAAACTATTTATGGTATGAATTTTGATACTGATGAAATTGATTTAAAACTAAAAGTCAATAGTTATAATGATATGAACTTATTTTACTTTTCAGGCTTATTAGATAACAAATACAGGGATATCGCTGGTTTTAATAGTGAGGGTCTTTTTATCTGTACTCAAGCAGTAAAATATAGTCCAGGTTTTAAATCAAGTTGTAACGAAAATGATTGGTTTGCTTTTGATATTTTTGATGAGGCGCTAAAGAAAACAAGAAAAACATCTGAATTTTTTGAAATTCTTAATAAAAGAGTAATCTCGTATCCTAGAAATCCATTATTCCCAGATTTAGGGCTACATACTATTATCGCTGATAAAACTGGTGATGCATTTATTCTGGAAGAAGGAATTGATACAAATATAATAAGTCGGATTAATAATGATTTTATTATTATGACTAATTTTCCAAATGGGGATTTTAAGGAAGCAAATTATAATAAAGTATATGGTATAGGTGCTGATAGATATATTTGTGCTCATGAATATATTGATAATAATATTCATAGCTTTGGTATAAATGAAGCTTTTGAAGTTTTAAGAAAAACTAGTCAGGAGAATACTTTGTGTTCAATAGTATTTGAACCGTTAAAAAATGAAGTTTATATTAGTTTTAAAACAGATTTAAGTAAAAAATGGAAAATTTCTATGATCGAAAAAACAATTCAATCATTGGATGGACTTTTAAGCAACAATAAAATTTATTTTACAAATGGAGAAATATTTGTGAATGATCTTATTAGCTTATATAAGTGA
- a CDS encoding CD3324 family protein: protein MSYIKATDVLPQELLDLIQKYVEGEYIYIPKKECNRKHWGETTRSKEEISARNADIYKIYEEGTSVKSLSEMYYLSTKSIQKIIFRMKKENQ, encoded by the coding sequence ATGAGCTATATTAAAGCAACAGATGTGTTGCCACAAGAATTATTGGATTTAATTCAAAAATATGTTGAGGGTGAATACATATATATTCCTAAAAAAGAATGCAACAGAAAGCATTGGGGAGAAACTACTAGAAGTAAAGAGGAAATTTCTGCGAGAAATGCAGATATTTATAAGATATATGAAGAGGGTACTTCTGTGAAAAGTCTTTCTGAAATGTATTATTTATCCACCAAAAGTATACAGAAAATTATTTTCAGAATGAAAAAAGAAAATCAATAA